From Cellvibrio zantedeschiae, the proteins below share one genomic window:
- a CDS encoding ribonucleoside-diphosphate reductase subunit alpha, whose product MHTDIESSTSTTPQHDIHGNQNLAATAPGQLRIIKRNGTVVPFDASKIAIAMTKAFLAVEGGTAAASTRIHETVDNLTKQITATFKRRMPSGGTIHIEEIQDQVELILMRSGEQKVARDYVLYREKHARMRAEKRSSEQAADSEYPSINVTLSNGTRAPLDIGRMRTIVAEACANLKGVEEKAILDEAMRNLYDGVNESDVNTSLVITARTLVEKEPNYSFVTARLLMDKLRAEALSFLGIAQEATQSDMELYYARALPAYLKKGVELELLSPELLKFDHEKLGKALLADRDLQFTYLGLQTLYDRYFIHSNDVRIELPQIFFMRVAMGLAIEEEQKEERAIEFYRLLSSFDYMSSTPTLFNAGTLRPQLSSCYLTTVPDDLHGIYGAMQDNAMLSKFAGGLGNDWTPVRALGAYIKGTNGKSQGVVPFLKVANDTAVAVNQGGKRKGAVCAYLETWHMDVEEFLELRKNTGDDRRRTHDMNTANWVPDAFMKRVFDDKEWTLFSPNDVPDLHDLYGQAFEERYAFYEAQAAAGKIKVFKTVRALDLWRKMLGMLFETGHPWITFKDPCNIRSPQQHCGVVHSSNLCTEITLNTKANDEIAVCNLGSINLAQHIVNGKLDQAKLERTVQTAIRMLDNVIDINYYAVATSKASNLRHRPIGLGIMGFQDALYLQRIAYSSDEAVAFADTSMEAVSYYAIKASSELAKERGKYSTFEGSLWSKGVLPIDSIENLAQNRGEKYIKVDRSQTLDWASLRAQVKSQGMRNSNVMAIAPTATISNITGVTQSIEPTYQNLYVKSNLSGEFTVVNPHLVHDLKARGLWDTVMVNDLKYYEGSVQKIDRIPADLKAIYSTAFEVEPKWIVEAASRRQKWIDQAQSLNLYIAGANGKKLDITYRMAWFSGLKTTYYLRALAATTTEKSTINTGALNAVSATGAGGGIAAAPAVAAPVISEVEQASFAQAAPVPLACSIDNPDCEACQ is encoded by the coding sequence CCGCGACTTTCAAGCGCCGCATGCCTTCTGGTGGCACTATCCACATTGAAGAGATTCAGGATCAGGTTGAATTGATCCTCATGCGCTCCGGCGAGCAAAAAGTTGCCCGTGACTATGTACTTTACCGCGAAAAGCATGCGCGTATGCGCGCTGAAAAACGCAGTTCAGAACAAGCTGCTGACAGTGAATACCCAAGCATCAACGTAACCTTGTCCAACGGCACCCGCGCGCCTTTAGACATTGGCCGTATGCGCACCATAGTTGCTGAAGCTTGCGCTAATTTGAAAGGCGTTGAAGAGAAAGCGATTCTCGATGAAGCCATGCGCAACCTTTATGACGGCGTAAACGAATCTGATGTAAACACCTCTTTGGTTATCACTGCCCGCACATTGGTAGAAAAAGAGCCGAATTATTCTTTCGTAACCGCGCGTTTGTTGATGGACAAATTGCGTGCAGAAGCTTTGAGCTTCCTTGGCATAGCACAAGAAGCCACCCAATCAGACATGGAGCTTTACTACGCTCGCGCCCTGCCTGCTTATTTGAAAAAAGGCGTGGAGCTCGAATTATTATCTCCAGAACTTTTGAAATTCGATCACGAAAAATTAGGCAAAGCTTTATTAGCTGACCGCGATTTGCAATTCACTTATTTGGGTTTGCAAACTCTGTACGACCGCTACTTCATTCACAGCAATGATGTACGCATCGAATTGCCACAAATTTTCTTCATGCGTGTTGCCATGGGCCTCGCCATTGAAGAAGAACAAAAAGAAGAACGCGCAATCGAGTTCTATCGCTTGTTGTCATCTTTCGATTACATGAGCTCTACCCCAACTCTGTTTAACGCTGGTACTTTGCGTCCGCAATTGTCATCTTGCTACTTAACTACTGTACCAGACGATCTGCACGGTATTTACGGTGCAATGCAAGACAACGCAATGCTCAGTAAATTTGCGGGCGGTTTGGGTAACGACTGGACACCAGTTCGCGCACTCGGTGCTTACATCAAAGGCACCAACGGCAAATCACAAGGCGTTGTACCTTTCTTGAAAGTTGCCAACGATACTGCTGTTGCTGTTAACCAGGGTGGTAAGCGTAAAGGCGCTGTATGTGCGTACCTTGAAACTTGGCATATGGATGTTGAGGAGTTCTTAGAGCTCCGCAAAAATACTGGTGACGACCGTCGCCGTACGCACGATATGAACACCGCTAACTGGGTGCCCGATGCATTTATGAAGCGCGTGTTTGATGACAAAGAGTGGACTCTTTTTTCTCCAAACGATGTTCCAGATTTGCACGATTTATACGGCCAAGCTTTTGAAGAACGTTACGCATTTTACGAAGCACAAGCCGCTGCAGGCAAAATCAAAGTTTTCAAAACTGTTCGCGCGTTGGATTTGTGGCGCAAAATGCTCGGCATGTTGTTTGAAACTGGCCACCCATGGATCACCTTTAAAGACCCATGCAACATTCGCAGCCCACAACAACATTGCGGCGTAGTGCATTCATCTAACCTGTGTACAGAAATTACTCTGAACACCAAAGCAAATGATGAAATCGCGGTATGTAATTTGGGTTCGATCAACCTCGCACAACACATTGTGAACGGCAAACTTGATCAAGCAAAACTTGAACGCACTGTGCAAACCGCTATCCGTATGTTGGATAACGTAATTGATATTAACTACTACGCTGTTGCAACCTCTAAAGCATCTAACTTGCGTCATCGTCCAATCGGCTTGGGCATTATGGGCTTCCAGGATGCATTGTATTTACAACGCATCGCTTACAGTTCTGATGAAGCCGTTGCCTTCGCAGATACTTCAATGGAAGCAGTAAGTTACTACGCGATTAAAGCGTCAAGCGAATTAGCAAAAGAACGCGGTAAATACTCTACCTTTGAAGGTTCTTTGTGGAGCAAGGGCGTTCTACCAATCGATTCGATTGAAAACCTCGCGCAGAACCGTGGCGAGAAATACATTAAAGTTGACCGCAGCCAAACACTTGATTGGGCTTCATTGCGCGCACAAGTTAAATCACAGGGTATGCGTAACTCCAATGTGATGGCGATTGCCCCAACGGCAACTATTTCCAACATCACTGGCGTAACTCAATCGATTGAACCGACTTACCAAAACCTCTACGTGAAATCTAACCTCTCTGGTGAATTCACTGTAGTAAACCCGCACTTGGTACACGATTTAAAAGCTCGTGGCTTGTGGGATACCGTAATGGTTAATGATTTGAAATATTACGAAGGTTCGGTGCAAAAAATTGATCGCATTCCCGCAGATTTAAAAGCGATTTATTCGACCGCATTTGAAGTAGAACCCAAGTGGATTGTTGAAGCTGCAAGCCGTCGCCAAAAATGGATTGACCAAGCGCAAAGCTTGAACTTGTACATTGCTGGCGCTAACGGTAAAAAGTTGGATATCACTTACCGTATGGCATGGTTCAGCGGTTTGAAAACCACTTACTATCTGCGTGCATTAGCAGCAACTACTACTGAAAAATCTACCATTAATACCGGTGCATTGAACGCAGTATCTGCAACAGGTGCAGGCGGTGGTATTGCAGCTGCTCCAGCAGTTGCAGCGCCAGTGATTTCAGAAGTTGAACAAGCCAGCTTTGCGCAAGCGGCACCAGTGCCACTCGCATGTTCAATCGATAATCCTGATTGCGAAGCTTGCCAGTAA